A genomic segment from Nitrospira lenta encodes:
- a CDS encoding ABC transporter ATP-binding protein, whose protein sequence is MADLSIDIRALVKRHGATLAVDHVSLQIHRGEFFSLLGPSGAGKTSLLRMLAGFEMPDAGDILIDGRSMAGVPPNRRPVNLVFQSYALFPHMTVAENVAFGLEMQRVPRGEIAERVRATLDLVRLNDKRDRLPAHLSGGEQQRVALARALVNRPAVVLLDEPLAALDQQLRQQMHTELKTIQAQVGLTFVCVTHHQEEALALSDRLAVMQQGRVMQVGRPEDLYERPENLFVARFVGVSNEVSGTLADVQAGEGILKLSGVSPSRDIRLSVHADLQSGTQVVVTVRPERIRIMPGHVADAGSNCLHGVVEAMRYIGSEWQGTVRVGPSVRWTIHASNAASGSRPVAVGAPVSLLWHSVDGVVIPLT, encoded by the coding sequence GTGGCTGACCTGAGCATCGATATTCGAGCCCTGGTCAAGCGTCACGGCGCGACGCTTGCCGTCGATCATGTGTCTCTGCAGATCCATCGCGGAGAATTCTTTTCGCTTCTCGGCCCCAGCGGGGCGGGGAAGACCTCACTCCTCAGAATGCTGGCAGGGTTTGAAATGCCCGATGCCGGTGACATTCTGATCGACGGCCGGTCGATGGCGGGAGTTCCGCCGAATCGGCGGCCGGTGAATCTGGTCTTTCAATCCTACGCGCTTTTCCCTCATATGACGGTCGCAGAAAACGTCGCCTTCGGCCTCGAAATGCAACGCGTCCCGCGCGGTGAAATTGCCGAGCGGGTTCGGGCTACGCTCGATTTGGTCCGGTTGAACGATAAGCGGGACCGTTTGCCGGCTCATCTGTCTGGCGGTGAGCAGCAACGAGTGGCACTGGCCCGGGCGTTGGTCAACCGGCCCGCTGTTGTCTTGCTGGATGAGCCGCTGGCCGCGCTGGACCAGCAGCTTCGACAACAAATGCACACCGAGCTCAAAACCATTCAGGCGCAAGTGGGGCTGACGTTTGTCTGTGTGACGCATCATCAGGAAGAGGCCTTGGCGTTGTCCGACCGGCTGGCGGTCATGCAGCAGGGGCGGGTGATGCAGGTCGGGCGTCCGGAGGACCTGTATGAGCGTCCGGAGAATCTATTTGTAGCGCGATTTGTCGGAGTCAGTAATGAGGTGTCTGGAACGTTGGCTGATGTTCAAGCCGGTGAGGGGATCCTCAAGCTTAGTGGCGTGTCCCCATCGCGTGACATTCGCCTATCGGTGCATGCCGATCTTCAGTCCGGCACGCAGGTTGTAGTGACGGTCAGGCCTGAGCGCATTCGCATCATGCCGGGCCATGTTGCGGATGCCGGGTCGAATTGTTTGCATGGCGTGGTCGAGGCGATGCGCTATATCGGCAGCGAATGGCAGGGGACTGTGCGGGTTGGCCCGTCGGTGCGCTGGACCATTCATGCCTCCAATGCCGCATCCGGGAGTCGTCCGGTTGCGGTCGGAGCGCCCGTCTCGTTGCTGTGGCATTCAGTCGATGGCGTGGTGATTCCTCTGACATGA
- the glgC gene encoding glucose-1-phosphate adenylyltransferase has protein sequence MSLQFPKSIIPLSFHFNTVLLQFAAMNNIFTMILAGGKGERLSPLTEQRAKPAVPFGGKYRIIDFALSNCLNSGLRKIAVLIQYKSHSLDKHIRSGWNILNAELGEYIASVPPQQRISEEWYRGTADAVYQNMFLLDTEQADYLLILAGDHIYKMNYAEMFHWLLAKGADAVVGALDIPIEDATRFGVISVDEDLRINRFDEKPKHPTPIPGDPTHAFASMGIYLFKTSAIKKYLIADAQEGTAHDFGKNIIPRMIQEGRVYAFKFQDENKKAVKYWRDIGTLDAYWEANMDLVAVDPLFNLYDPNWPIRTYQGQFPPAKFVFAQDYQGGRMGVALDSVVCGGCIVSGGRIQNSVLSPNVRVLDHAEVRESIVMENVVIGEHSRIRRAIIDKDVIIPAHTEIGYDREADARRFTVTESGLVVISKGMKLNASLDPSG, from the coding sequence TTGTCTCTGCAGTTCCCGAAGTCAATCATTCCTCTTTCTTTCCATTTCAACACCGTCCTGCTACAATTCGCCGCGATGAACAATATTTTCACGATGATTCTGGCCGGCGGCAAAGGCGAGCGACTCTCCCCGCTCACGGAACAACGCGCCAAGCCGGCAGTCCCCTTCGGCGGGAAATACCGGATCATCGACTTCGCACTGAGCAACTGCCTGAACTCCGGCCTGCGCAAGATCGCCGTGTTGATTCAATACAAATCGCACTCGCTGGATAAACACATCCGCAGCGGATGGAATATTCTGAACGCGGAACTCGGCGAATACATCGCATCGGTCCCGCCTCAGCAACGCATCAGCGAAGAGTGGTACCGGGGCACCGCCGATGCCGTCTACCAGAACATGTTCCTCCTCGACACCGAGCAGGCCGACTACCTGCTGATTCTGGCCGGCGACCACATCTACAAGATGAACTATGCCGAGATGTTCCACTGGCTGCTGGCCAAAGGCGCGGACGCCGTCGTCGGGGCGCTCGATATTCCCATTGAGGACGCCACACGGTTCGGCGTCATCAGCGTGGATGAAGATCTGCGCATCAATCGCTTCGATGAAAAGCCCAAGCACCCCACGCCGATTCCCGGAGATCCGACACACGCCTTTGCCTCCATGGGCATTTACTTGTTTAAGACCTCGGCCATCAAAAAATATCTGATCGCGGACGCGCAAGAAGGTACGGCCCACGACTTCGGCAAGAACATTATCCCGCGCATGATTCAGGAAGGCCGAGTCTATGCCTTCAAGTTTCAGGACGAGAACAAGAAGGCCGTGAAATACTGGCGGGACATTGGAACGCTCGACGCCTACTGGGAAGCCAATATGGATCTGGTTGCCGTCGATCCCCTGTTCAATCTGTACGATCCCAACTGGCCGATCCGCACATATCAAGGGCAATTTCCTCCGGCGAAATTTGTGTTCGCGCAGGATTATCAGGGCGGCCGCATGGGTGTGGCGCTGGACTCCGTTGTCTGCGGAGGCTGTATCGTCTCCGGCGGGCGCATCCAGAATTCCGTGCTCTCTCCGAACGTGCGGGTCCTGGACCACGCCGAGGTGCGCGAATCGATCGTGATGGAAAATGTCGTCATCGGTGAACATAGCCGCATCCGCCGGGCCATCATCGACAAAGACGTGATCATCCCAGCCCATACGGAAATCGGATACGATCGGGAGGCCGATGCCCGCCGATTCACGGTCACGGAATCAGGCCTGGTCGTCATCTCAAAGGGAATGAAGCTGAATGCCTCCCTCGATCCATCCGGTTGA